The Daucus carota subsp. sativus chromosome 7, DH1 v3.0, whole genome shotgun sequence genome window below encodes:
- the LOC135147936 gene encoding uncharacterized protein LOC135147936, with the protein MTGEKSLLTNVVMRTGPIVVFGDDSKGFTTGYEEHLGKFDAKAEEGIFLGYSLESKAYRVYLINDDKLIESINVRFDDTKLPSLQKENESDSLEFENLDDIYIGEDEPEADTREPNATERTVDPEPSGGSVGNNTNDHHDHSGQSGGSSNRISISSGGASHISGSTSRHTQHNNDYGESSRLNLPRQRVWSRDHPIEQIIGDPDTGVQTRRATQNECNFAGFLNKLDEDGTVTRNKARLVAKGYSQEEGIDYDETYAPVARLEAIRMYLKGTPNLGIWYPKDTGFDLIGYTDSDFAGFIFSLRLVNGREAIQ; encoded by the exons atgactggtgaaaagtccctgctcacaaatGTGGTTATGAGAACCGGCCCGATTGtagtctttggagatgacagcaaaggattcacaacaggatatg aagagcatctgggtaagtttgatgctaaagctgaagaaggcatcttTCTGGGTTATTCCTTAGAGtcaaaggcctacagggtttatctgatcaatgacgacaagctgattgaaagcatcaatgtaaggtttgatgataccaagctcccaagtcttcaaaaggaaaatgaatctgattctctagaatttgagaactTAGATGACATCTATattggagaagatgaacctgaagctgatactagAGAACCTAATGCAACTGAAAGAActgttgatcctgaaccatctggaggaagtgttggtaacaatacaaatgatcatcatgatcacagtggtcaaagtggaggatcatcaaataggattAGCATCAGTTCAGGGGGAGCAAGTCATattagtggatctactagtcgtcacactcaacacaacaatgattacggtgaatcatcaagattgaatctgccaagacaaagggtatggagcaGAGACCATCccattgaacaaatcattggtgatcctgaCACAGGAgtacagactagaagagcaactcaaaatgaatgcaactttgctggattttt aaacaagctggatgaagatggtactgttacgaggaataaggcaagactggtagcAAAGGGTTACTCGCAAGAGGAAGGAatcgattatgatgaaacctatgctccagttgctaggcttgaagcaatcaggat gtatcttaagggaacccccaatcttgGGATATGGtatcctaaagatacaggttttgatctgattggctatacagattctgactttgcaggat